The Quercus robur chromosome 7, dhQueRobu3.1, whole genome shotgun sequence genome has a segment encoding these proteins:
- the LOC126693128 gene encoding uncharacterized protein LOC126693128, protein MLCHMPCISIIKVCFSYFNLFDNMAQKTLLSFLVLLLCFTFVVSAVAGSLKKNEEDPSAIAVQDPQAQDLRDGDELFDVEGRILEFETTDYKGPGANPGHDPKTPGKP, encoded by the exons ATGTTATGCCATATGCCCTGTATTTCCATCATCAAAGTTTGCTTCTCCTATTTCaatttgtttgataacatggCGCAGAAAACTCTTCTCAGCTTTTTGGTGCTCCTCTTATGTTTCACTTTCGTTGTCTCAGCTGTAGCTG GAAGCCTAAAGAAAAACGAGGAAGATCCATCAGCAATAGCAGTTCAAGATCCACAGGCTCAG GATCTGAGGGATGGCGATGAACTTTTTGATGTTGAGGGCAGAATATTGGAGTTTGAAACCACAGACTACAAGGGTCCAGGAGCGAATCCAGGCCACGACCCAAAAACTCCTGGAAAGCCCTAA